The Nocardia arthritidis genome has a window encoding:
- a CDS encoding cation:dicarboxylate symporter family transporter: MDTTQPKRRDRTHWLYLAVIVAVIAGIFVGWLAPKAGEAVAPLGTIFVNLIKMMIAPVIFCTIVLGIGSIRKAATVGKVGGLAIGYFLIMSTVALGIGLVVGNLIHPGTGMNIAKTAKAGAEYAKTAHAAGGTWDFITNIVPTTLLSSLTSGSVLQALFVALLVGFAIQAMGTAGEPILRGVASIQKLVFRILVMILWLAPIGAFGAMANVVAKTGLDAVLKLATLMIAFYLTCLIFIFGVLGALLWAVSRVSILKLVRYLAREFLLIVATSSSESALPRLIAKMEHLGVDRTTVGVVVPTGYSFNLDGTAIYLTMASLFIAEAMGKPLNLGEQIGLLVFMIVASKGAAGVTGAGLATLAGGLQSHRPDLLDGVGVIVGIDRFMSEARALTNFAGNSVATVLIGTWTKTVDVDRVREVLDRRLPFDESTMVDHGDAPSAGPEEKDLVTA; this comes from the coding sequence ATGGACACAACGCAACCCAAGCGGCGCGACCGCACCCACTGGCTGTACCTGGCCGTCATCGTCGCGGTGATCGCGGGCATTTTCGTCGGGTGGTTGGCGCCCAAAGCCGGCGAGGCGGTGGCGCCGCTCGGCACCATCTTCGTCAACCTGATCAAGATGATGATCGCGCCGGTCATCTTCTGCACGATCGTGCTGGGCATCGGTTCGATCCGCAAGGCCGCGACCGTCGGCAAGGTCGGCGGCCTGGCCATCGGCTACTTCCTGATCATGTCGACCGTCGCGCTCGGCATCGGCCTGGTGGTCGGCAACCTGATCCATCCGGGTACCGGCATGAATATCGCCAAGACCGCGAAGGCCGGTGCGGAATACGCGAAGACCGCGCACGCCGCGGGCGGCACCTGGGATTTCATCACGAATATCGTGCCGACCACGCTGCTGTCCTCGCTCACCTCGGGCAGCGTGCTGCAGGCGCTGTTCGTCGCGCTGCTCGTCGGTTTCGCGATCCAGGCGATGGGCACCGCCGGTGAGCCGATCCTGCGCGGGGTGGCCAGCATTCAGAAGCTGGTGTTCCGGATCCTGGTGATGATCCTGTGGCTGGCGCCGATCGGCGCGTTCGGCGCGATGGCCAACGTGGTGGCCAAGACCGGCCTCGACGCGGTGCTCAAGCTGGCGACGCTGATGATCGCCTTCTATCTCACCTGCCTGATCTTCATCTTCGGTGTGCTCGGCGCGCTGCTGTGGGCCGTCTCGCGGGTTTCGATCCTGAAGCTGGTGCGCTACCTGGCCCGGGAATTCCTGCTGATCGTCGCGACCTCGTCGTCGGAGTCGGCGCTGCCGCGACTGATCGCGAAGATGGAACATCTCGGCGTGGATCGCACGACGGTGGGTGTCGTTGTGCCGACCGGATATTCGTTCAATCTGGACGGCACCGCCATCTACCTGACCATGGCCTCGCTGTTCATCGCCGAGGCGATGGGCAAGCCGCTGAACCTCGGCGAGCAGATCGGCCTGCTGGTGTTCATGATCGTCGCGTCGAAGGGCGCGGCGGGCGTCACCGGCGCCGGACTGGCCACGCTGGCGGGCGGTTTGCAGAGCCACCGGCCGGATCTGCTGGACGGCGTCGGCGTGATCGTCGGCATCGACCGCTTCATGTCCGAGGCTCGGGCGCTCACCAACTTCGCGGGCAATTCGGTCGCCACCGTGCTCATCGGCACCTGGACCAAAACGGTGGACGTGGACCGGGTGCGCGAAGTACTCGACCGCAGACTGCCGTTCGACGAGAGCACCATGGTCGATCACGGCGACGCGCCCAGCGCGGGTCCGGAGGAGAAGGACCTCGTCACGGCATAG
- a CDS encoding response regulator: MIRVLIVEDEPLIAEAHRAYVERIPGFVPVAVAHTGREAMRATADAAAEGAPIDLVLMDIGLPDASGLDVAAAMTGLAPRPDVIAITSARDLALVRTAVSYGVVLYLLKPFTFAAFRDKLERYRDFRAALPAGEAAVSQQDIDRALGALRTPDQRATAPKGVAPQTLDEISRAVRGAPDGITAADTATTVGVSRITAWRYLEKLAEDGLVTRRSDYGRAGRPKTRYVWRPSER; this comes from the coding sequence ATGATCCGTGTCCTGATCGTCGAGGACGAACCGCTGATCGCCGAGGCGCACCGCGCGTATGTCGAGCGGATTCCCGGCTTCGTTCCGGTCGCCGTCGCACACACCGGCCGGGAGGCGATGCGCGCCACCGCCGACGCGGCCGCGGAGGGCGCGCCGATCGATCTGGTGCTGATGGATATCGGCCTGCCCGACGCGAGCGGCCTGGATGTCGCCGCCGCCATGACCGGGTTGGCTCCGCGCCCGGATGTCATCGCCATCACCTCGGCCCGCGATCTGGCGCTGGTGCGCACCGCGGTGTCCTACGGTGTCGTGCTGTATCTGTTGAAGCCGTTCACCTTCGCGGCATTTCGCGACAAGCTGGAGCGCTATCGGGATTTCCGGGCCGCGCTGCCCGCGGGCGAGGCGGCCGTCTCACAGCAGGACATCGATCGCGCCCTCGGCGCGCTGCGCACACCCGACCAGCGTGCGACCGCCCCGAAAGGCGTTGCGCCGCAGACGCTCGACGAGATCTCGCGGGCGGTGCGCGGCGCACCGGACGGTATCACCGCCGCCGATACCGCGACCACCGTCGGCGTCTCCCGCATCACCGCGTGGCGCTATCTGGAGAAGCTGGCCGAGGACGGCCTGGTGACCCGCCGCTCCGACTACGGCCGGGCGGGCCGTCCGAAGACCCGATATGTCTGGCGGCCGTCCGAGCGGTGA
- a CDS encoding flavin monoamine oxidase family protein translates to MSAGNARKVDVVVVGAGVSGLAAARRLADQERSVAVLEALPRVGGRTLTTEVGDVVVDEGATLVYPMHRNVFRLARAHGVDLFESTSNGQFQLYTEGVSHGFHFGNARGMKLFGVRALHPLLRAVLYLASRRTALPLAPEATMQLLRAISTLDALAAKVPPEAPWTAPDADELDHRTLGSWLREQVPEPQARRLFEANFAGYLPESTSLLYALHFLRTWGGIGNLFGTPAQVYRFRGGAQELARAMAATLGARVVLDSPVEEIVQHPAGVVVRCADTEFEADRVIVAIGPAGIRELRFYPALPADRVTLQDAWQPVHGRKVNIVYAEPFWRNAGLSGSVLTDLDAVPGLLDVSPPDGRAGVLGAFLPADRGPADADERRRAVLAVSAALFGPPAGTPQRYLEKSWQDEPFAHGCEGALAAGALTTARRLPKTAADRVHWAGVETADAWMGFLSGAIQAGERAAEEVLQSKSRQPIR, encoded by the coding sequence GTGTCGGCAGGTAATGCGCGCAAGGTCGATGTGGTGGTCGTCGGCGCAGGGGTGTCCGGGTTGGCCGCCGCACGGCGGTTGGCCGACCAGGAGCGCTCGGTTGCCGTACTGGAGGCCTTGCCGCGCGTCGGCGGGCGCACGCTGACCACCGAGGTGGGTGACGTCGTGGTGGACGAGGGCGCGACGCTGGTATATCCGATGCACCGCAACGTCTTCCGGCTCGCCCGTGCACACGGCGTCGACCTGTTCGAGAGCACTTCCAACGGACAGTTCCAGCTCTATACCGAGGGCGTCTCGCACGGTTTCCACTTCGGCAACGCGCGCGGCATGAAGCTGTTCGGCGTCCGGGCGCTGCATCCACTGCTGCGCGCCGTCCTCTACCTGGCGTCGCGACGAACGGCGCTGCCACTGGCCCCCGAGGCGACGATGCAGCTGCTCCGCGCGATCTCGACGCTGGACGCACTCGCGGCGAAGGTTCCGCCCGAGGCGCCGTGGACCGCGCCCGACGCCGACGAGCTCGATCACCGCACCCTCGGATCCTGGCTGCGCGAACAGGTGCCCGAACCGCAGGCGCGGCGGTTGTTCGAGGCGAACTTCGCGGGGTATCTGCCCGAGTCCACCTCGCTGCTGTACGCCTTGCATTTCCTGCGGACCTGGGGTGGTATCGGCAACCTCTTCGGCACTCCCGCGCAGGTGTACCGATTCCGCGGCGGCGCACAGGAATTGGCCCGAGCGATGGCCGCGACGCTCGGCGCTCGAGTGGTTCTCGACAGCCCGGTCGAGGAAATCGTGCAGCATCCGGCCGGTGTCGTAGTGCGTTGCGCCGATACCGAATTCGAGGCGGACCGGGTGATCGTCGCCATCGGCCCCGCCGGTATCCGCGAGCTGCGCTTCTATCCGGCACTGCCCGCCGATCGAGTGACACTGCAGGACGCCTGGCAGCCGGTGCATGGACGCAAGGTCAATATCGTTTACGCCGAACCGTTTTGGCGCAACGCCGGACTCTCGGGCTCGGTACTGACCGATCTCGACGCGGTCCCTGGACTGCTGGACGTGTCACCACCGGACGGACGCGCGGGCGTACTGGGCGCCTTCCTTCCCGCCGACCGCGGCCCCGCCGATGCCGACGAACGTCGCCGCGCGGTGCTCGCGGTATCCGCCGCGCTGTTCGGGCCGCCTGCGGGCACGCCCCAGCGCTACCTCGAAAAGAGCTGGCAGGACGAGCCGTTCGCACACGGCTGCGAGGGCGCACTCGCAGCCGGTGCGCTGACGACGGCGCGCCGCCTACCGAAAACAGCGGCCGACCGGGTGCACTGGGCGGGTGTGGAGACAGCCGACGCGTGGATGGGGTTCCTCAGCGGCGCCATCCAAGCGGGCGAACGCGCCGCCGAGGAGGTTCTCCAATCGAAATCCCGCCAGCCCATCCGCTGA
- a CDS encoding cytochrome P450: protein MKPQYWFRWLSMQGTPRLVLRGAARRGQPFAQLMGGPRGISDPYPLVEELRAQGRLQRTPLSWVTCDYELVRTILRDNRFGVRTVESFNTPEILKKFGARFPLPPSPVEPPAMLVINPPDHTRMRKPVASAFTPRAIGRLRERVESVTEELLDALPSGGSADLVAAFSARVPIAIISEMLGLPDEDQEMFLDWGDRGSPLLDVGISWQAYRRAQEAMEQMNDYLDAHIARLRRKPGEDIFSTMVTGGELDDFALKANASLIIGAGFETTVNLIGNGVIQLLAHPDQLARLRAEPDLWPNAVEEILRIDSPVQTTARTALTDAEVDGVPIRAGQTIVLSLAGANRDPAVFADPARFDITRSNAKEHLTFSSGVHVCLGASLARMEGAYALRALFERFPDLRLDGQPRRRQLFTLHGYERMPVHLGRAAARTNETAGV from the coding sequence ATGAAGCCGCAGTACTGGTTCCGCTGGTTGTCGATGCAGGGCACACCCCGGTTGGTGCTGCGCGGCGCGGCCCGGCGCGGTCAGCCCTTCGCTCAGCTGATGGGCGGGCCGCGCGGGATCTCGGACCCGTATCCGCTGGTCGAGGAGCTGCGGGCGCAGGGAAGGCTGCAGCGCACCCCGCTCTCCTGGGTCACCTGCGATTATGAGCTGGTCCGAACCATTCTGCGGGACAACCGATTCGGCGTGCGCACCGTCGAAAGTTTCAATACGCCGGAGATATTGAAGAAATTCGGCGCCCGGTTCCCGTTGCCGCCGAGTCCGGTCGAGCCGCCCGCGATGCTGGTGATCAATCCGCCCGACCACACCAGGATGCGCAAACCGGTCGCGTCGGCCTTCACCCCGCGCGCCATCGGCAGGCTGCGCGAGCGGGTCGAATCGGTCACCGAGGAGCTGTTGGACGCGCTGCCGTCCGGCGGCTCGGCCGACCTGGTCGCCGCGTTCTCCGCACGGGTGCCGATCGCGATCATCTCCGAAATGCTCGGCCTGCCCGACGAAGACCAGGAGATGTTCCTGGACTGGGGCGACCGGGGGTCCCCGCTGCTCGACGTCGGCATCTCCTGGCAGGCGTATCGCCGCGCGCAGGAGGCGATGGAGCAGATGAACGACTACCTCGACGCGCATATCGCGCGGTTGCGCCGCAAACCGGGCGAGGACATCTTCAGCACCATGGTCACCGGCGGTGAACTCGACGATTTCGCGCTGAAGGCCAATGCCAGCCTCATCATCGGCGCCGGCTTCGAGACCACGGTCAACCTGATCGGCAACGGCGTCATCCAATTGCTCGCGCACCCGGATCAATTGGCCCGGCTGCGCGCCGAACCGGACCTGTGGCCCAACGCCGTCGAGGAGATCCTGCGCATCGACTCGCCGGTGCAGACCACCGCGCGCACCGCGCTCACCGATGCCGAGGTGGACGGTGTGCCGATCCGCGCGGGCCAAACCATCGTGCTCTCGCTGGCGGGCGCGAACCGCGACCCCGCCGTCTTCGCCGATCCGGCGCGCTTCGACATCACCCGCTCGAATGCCAAGGAGCACTTGACCTTCAGCAGCGGCGTACACGTCTGCCTCGGCGCCAGCCTGGCCAGGATGGAGGGCGCGTACGCCCTGCGCGCCCTCTTCGAGCGCTTCCCCGACCTGCGCCTCGACGGGCAGCCTCGACGCCGTCAGCTGTTCACCCTGCACGGCTACGAACGCATGCCGGTGCACCTCGGCCGGGCCGCCGCCCGCACCAACGAGACCGCGGGCGTCTGA
- a CDS encoding ATP-binding protein, protein MRPGRLSLAGQTFVLQLIVLALVIGAGAGLAVLEERSSRDDATRQQVIAVAVSVAQAPSTIAAVQSPDPTAQLQPVTERIRKQTGMDFIVVMAPDRTRYTHTVPERIGHAFTGNIDRALKGETFTEIFPGTLGPSIRAVTPVYAGDRIVALVSAGVTRAKIGDQVGAQLPLILGVTAIGLIVATIGSLLLSRRLRRLTHGLAPDELRTMYEHHDAVLHSIREGLLVFGAAGDRADVVNDEARRLLDLPPGEIRRDDLPVSFQRLGPGLVRDEMHVTDSRILLVNQDPVTWEGRPLGTVLTIRDHTELRGVLGELDSVRSFAESLRAQAHESANRLHTVVTMVELGRYREAVEFATAELQLSQALIDRLLAAVGDPALAALLLGKVNQAAERGIELTVTQDTALDSTAPLTAHEAVTLVGNLIDNALDAATDNAAGWVEVTVRHDDSVLYVRVADSGPGMSPETFARAAERGYSTKADHQGLGLALVHRVVSRYGGVIETVVRPESAVTARIPRGDR, encoded by the coding sequence ATGAGACCTGGGCGGTTGTCGCTCGCCGGACAGACGTTCGTGCTGCAGTTGATCGTGCTCGCGCTGGTGATCGGCGCGGGTGCCGGACTGGCCGTACTGGAGGAGCGGTCGAGCCGCGACGATGCGACCCGCCAGCAGGTTATCGCGGTCGCGGTGAGCGTCGCGCAGGCGCCGTCGACGATAGCCGCGGTGCAGTCGCCGGATCCCACCGCGCAGCTGCAACCGGTGACCGAGCGGATCCGCAAGCAGACCGGGATGGATTTCATCGTGGTGATGGCGCCCGACCGGACCCGGTACACGCACACCGTTCCGGAGCGAATCGGCCACGCGTTCACCGGGAATATCGACCGGGCGCTGAAGGGTGAGACGTTCACCGAGATATTCCCGGGCACGCTGGGCCCGTCGATCCGCGCGGTGACGCCCGTCTACGCGGGCGACCGGATCGTCGCGCTGGTGTCGGCCGGGGTGACCAGGGCCAAGATCGGCGATCAGGTCGGCGCTCAGCTGCCGCTGATCCTCGGCGTCACCGCGATCGGGCTCATCGTCGCCACCATCGGATCGCTGCTGCTGAGCAGGCGGCTGCGCAGGCTGACGCACGGGCTGGCGCCCGATGAGCTGCGCACCATGTACGAACACCACGACGCCGTACTGCATTCGATCCGGGAGGGCCTGCTGGTGTTCGGCGCCGCGGGCGACCGAGCGGATGTGGTGAACGACGAGGCCAGGCGGCTGCTGGACCTGCCGCCCGGCGAGATCCGCCGCGACGATCTGCCGGTCTCGTTCCAGCGGCTCGGTCCCGGACTGGTTCGCGACGAGATGCATGTCACCGATTCGCGCATCCTGCTGGTCAACCAGGATCCGGTGACCTGGGAGGGCCGCCCGCTCGGCACCGTGCTCACCATTCGCGACCACACCGAATTGCGCGGTGTCCTCGGCGAACTCGATTCGGTGCGCAGCTTCGCCGAATCGCTGCGGGCGCAGGCGCACGAATCGGCGAACCGACTACACACCGTCGTCACCATGGTGGAGCTAGGGCGTTATCGGGAGGCGGTGGAGTTCGCGACCGCGGAACTGCAACTGTCCCAGGCGCTCATCGATCGACTACTGGCGGCGGTCGGCGATCCGGCGCTGGCCGCACTGCTGCTCGGCAAGGTGAATCAGGCCGCCGAGCGGGGTATCGAACTGACCGTTACCCAGGACACCGCGCTGGATTCCACCGCGCCGCTGACGGCGCACGAAGCGGTGACGCTGGTGGGCAACCTCATCGATAACGCACTGGACGCGGCGACGGACAATGCCGCCGGGTGGGTCGAAGTGACCGTACGGCATGATGATTCGGTGCTTTACGTGCGGGTTGCCGACAGTGGCCCCGGAATGTCCCCGGAAACCTTCGCCCGCGCCGCCGAGCGCGGCTATTCGACCAAGGCCGATCATCAGGGGTTGGGCCTCGCGCTGGTGCACCGGGTGGTCTCCCGCTACGGCGGCGTCATCGAAACCGTGGTGCGGCCGGAAAGCGCCGTGACCGCGCGGATTCCGCGGGGTGACCGATGA
- a CDS encoding TetR/AcrR family transcriptional regulator codes for MPERTSIWLRPAKPGRGRPALDRDQIVAAAVALLDEESVAGLTMRKLGDRLGVPPMTLYGYVATKDDLLEYALDAVFDETLNDAEPGTDWRAELAAIGARTFEALLRHHWAAALVGAAPPMGPAAVAQFGTIMRVLTAAGFTGERLESATTAFYYYVLGAALAESAWARTGSTVESLTAGLPNPAAADELTPAAEFLAGYANADARQRFDRGLRAVLDGLRPA; via the coding sequence ATGCCCGAGAGAACGTCGATATGGCTGCGACCCGCGAAGCCCGGACGCGGTCGGCCCGCGCTCGACCGCGACCAGATCGTGGCGGCGGCGGTGGCGCTGCTCGACGAGGAATCGGTTGCCGGGCTCACCATGCGCAAGCTGGGCGATCGTCTAGGTGTCCCGCCGATGACGCTCTACGGCTACGTCGCCACCAAGGACGATCTGCTCGAATACGCGCTCGATGCGGTATTCGACGAAACGCTGAATGACGCTGAGCCCGGCACGGATTGGCGCGCCGAACTGGCCGCCATCGGCGCGCGCACCTTCGAGGCCCTGCTGCGCCACCACTGGGCGGCCGCACTTGTCGGCGCCGCGCCGCCCATGGGCCCCGCGGCCGTCGCGCAATTCGGCACGATCATGCGGGTGCTCACCGCAGCCGGATTCACCGGCGAGCGACTGGAATCCGCGACCACCGCCTTCTACTACTACGTACTCGGCGCAGCCCTCGCTGAATCTGCCTGGGCCCGAACTGGTTCCACGGTTGAGTCGCTCACCGCCGGACTGCCGAATCCGGCGGCGGCCGACGAGCTCACCCCCGCAGCGGAATTTCTGGCCGGTTACGCGAATGCCGATGCGCGCCAACGCTTCGACCGCGGCCTGCGCGCCGTACTCGACGGCCTACGCCCGGCGTAG